The following coding sequences lie in one Sorghum bicolor cultivar BTx623 chromosome 6, Sorghum_bicolor_NCBIv3, whole genome shotgun sequence genomic window:
- the LOC8067745 gene encoding uncharacterized protein LOC8067745, protein MVSGEEAGPVPELLARSLTQGKKNAIMEDWVFQELPDDFWDTLPARASYKVNLDDSDSDFESALLKIVVTFRVQLTCTRQHIWCWRTPSSTTLDKAILEGSVPFDGHLRSRGACVDWYLSKIFHPLSVAIMGSWLHNHHSTYHINDGKGKIQCLLPYDCCQISLL, encoded by the exons ATGGTAAG TGGTGAAGAAGCAGGGCCAGTCCCAGAGCTGCTTGCTCGTTCCCTTACACAAGGCAAGAAAAATGCCATCATGGAGGACTGGGTTTTCCAAGAGTTACCTGATGATTTTTGGGACACTCTTCCAGCCAGAGCCAGCTATAAAGTTAACCTTGATGATTCCGATTCTGATTTTGAGTCTGCCCTACTAAAAA TTGTCGTAACATTCAGGGTTCAGCTGACATGCACACGACAACATATTTGGTGTTGGAGGACACCATCTTCCACCACACTTGACAAGGCCATCCTGGAAGGGTCTGTGCCCTTTGACGGCCATCTCAGGAGCCGGGGAGCATGTGTGGACTGGTACCTAAGCAAAATTTTCCACCCCCTATCTGTTGCTATCATGGGCTCATGGCTGCACAACCACCACAGTACATATCATATAAATGATG GGAAGGGGAAGATACAATGTTTGCTTCCTTATGATTGTTGCCAAATTTCTCTACTGTAA
- the LOC8067746 gene encoding senescence-specific cysteine protease SAG39, producing MVSSKAFLLAILGCASLCSSVLAARELSDAAMVERHENWMVEYGRVYKDAAEKARRFEVFKDNVAFVESFNTNKNNKFWLGINQFADLTIEEFKANKGFKPISAEKVPTTGFKYENLSVSALPTAVDWRTKGAVTPIKNQGQCGCCWAFSAVAAMEGIVKLSTGNLISLSEQELVDCDTHSMDEGCEGGWMDSAFEFVIKNGGLATVSSYPYKAVDGKCKGGSKSAATIKGHEDVPVNDEAALMKAVANQPVSVAVDASDRTFMLYSGGVMTGSCGTELDHGIAAIGYGVESDGTKYWILKNSWGTTWGEKGFLRMEKDISDKQGMCGLAMKPSYPTE from the exons ATGGTCAGCTCCAAGGCTTTCCTCCTTGCCATCCTTGGTTGTGCCAGCTTATGCAGTTCTGTCCTAGCTGCTCGTGAGCTGAGCGATGCGGCCATGGTCGAAAGGCACGAGAATTGGATGGTTGAGTATGGCCGTGTCTACAAGGATGCAGCTGAGAAGGCACGGCGTTTTGAGGTGTTCAAGGATAATGTGGCATTTGTCGAGTCATTCAATACCAATAAGAACAACAAGTTCTGGCTTGGTATCAACCAGTTTGCTGATCTGACCATTGAAGAGTTCAAAGCAAACAAAGGTTTCAAACCAATTTCAGCAGAAAAGGTTCCAACAACTGGATTCAAGTATGAGAACTTGAGTGTCAGTGCGCTTCCGACAGCTGTGGACTGGAGGACCAAGGGAGCTGTCACACCTATCAAGAACCAAGGCCAAtgtg GTTGCTGCTGGGCATTCTCGGCTGTAGCTGCCATGGAGGGCATTGTGAAGCTAAGCACGGGCAACCTCATCTCACTCTCCGAGCAAGAACTGGTGGACTGCGACACCCACAGCATGGATGAGGGTTGCGAGGGCGGCTGGATGGATAGTGCCTTTGAGTTCGTCATCAAGAATGGAGGCCTCGCCACCGTGTCGAGCTATCCATATAAGGCAGTAGACGGCAAATGCAAGGGTGGATCAAAGAGCGCTGCAACCATCAAAGGTCACGAGGACGTGCCAGTGAACGACGAGGCTGCACTCATGAAGGCCGTGGCCAATCAACCCGTGTCTGTCGCTGTCGATGCGAGTGATAGGACTTTTATGCTTTATTCCGGTGGTGTGATGACTGGCTCTTGTGGCACTGAGCTGGATCATGGGATTGCTGCCATCGGGTATGGCGTGGAGAGTGATGGCACAAAGTATTGGATTTTGAAGAATTCTTGGGGCACCACATGGGGAGAGAAGGGATTCCTAAGGATGGAGAAGGACATTTCTGACAAACAAGGAATGTGTGGCCTTGCCATGAAGCCTTCGTACCCCACAGAGTAG